In Vibrio bathopelagicus, one DNA window encodes the following:
- a CDS encoding LysR family transcriptional regulator, which produces MMISNEQVACFTSVYELQSYSAASKRLNKARSTVRERINALEDLMGMELFSIEGKKAIATDIAHRLYPRARLLARQSLEFENIALSAYKGELNNITVYHDSSIPCQLLLSIESEIKSLHPHILINWLQRDRNHCLQQIEDGDALFAIMPGMGNLHPSAGIGNINLGSFQLSLFTSVHSSIPNRTISIAELATFRQLITENDVTNELRHTKISSEFEVVTSQSLLIEKLKKDGWIVCPRENLAQYIKSGEVREIELQEAPNLIQQDCIMFYNLSSKASKQESQIIEVAAKVIKNQVLRKEQSFR; this is translated from the coding sequence ATGATGATTTCGAATGAACAGGTTGCATGCTTCACCAGTGTCTATGAGCTTCAAAGCTACAGCGCTGCTAGCAAAAGGTTGAATAAGGCTCGATCTACGGTGCGAGAGAGGATCAACGCATTGGAGGATTTGATGGGAATGGAACTGTTTTCTATCGAAGGAAAAAAGGCGATTGCAACGGACATTGCTCATCGTCTGTATCCAAGAGCACGGTTACTGGCGAGACAATCGCTAGAGTTCGAGAACATAGCCTTATCTGCTTACAAGGGTGAGCTCAACAATATAACTGTCTACCACGATAGTTCGATCCCTTGCCAACTCTTGCTTAGCATTGAGTCTGAGATCAAGTCTCTTCATCCTCACATCCTTATCAACTGGTTGCAACGAGACAGAAACCACTGTTTACAGCAGATAGAAGACGGAGATGCACTGTTTGCTATCATGCCCGGTATGGGTAACTTACATCCAAGTGCGGGGATCGGAAATATTAACCTCGGATCTTTTCAGTTGAGCCTCTTTACTTCCGTTCACTCTAGCATTCCAAACCGAACGATTTCGATCGCTGAACTGGCAACCTTTCGTCAATTAATCACTGAGAATGACGTTACAAACGAGCTCAGGCACACCAAGATCAGTAGCGAATTTGAAGTGGTCACGTCACAAAGTCTGCTCATTGAAAAGTTAAAAAAAGATGGATGGATAGTGTGTCCTCGGGAGAACCTAGCCCAATACATAAAAAGTGGTGAGGTACGTGAAATTGAGCTCCAAGAAGCGCCAAATTTGATTCAACAAGATTGCATTATGTTTTACAACTTATCGTCTAAAGCTTCCAAGCAAGAATCTCAAATCATCGAAGTGGCCGCTAAGGTGATTAAGAATCAAGTACTCCGAAAAGAGCAGTCATTCAGATAA
- a CDS encoding MFS transporter — protein MTLKEILKIPNVRYFLMFRSSYFARFYYPIFTLLYLDYGLTLSQFAMLNVVWAATIVLAEVPSGAFADTLGRKKLVVLSSIVMFIEIAMIALVPTGDANLVFIVFLVNRILSGLAMALASGADEALAYDTLKEQGNEELWPRVLQIQLRVASTVGIFVTLIGAAMYDVNFMANIFHALGFAEPESTKDLMRVPVFATLLVALLAIYAAINMHEEKKVMPSDQGKLATTIASLKLTADAGKWVLATPYVLFILLYYSLFEHTSRMFLTMNSQYYLAIDIPIIYFGFIGAGISLLKIILAGQSRRLAESIEPKTFIVVMGLASIATYYWISLGWSIYGVIPALVLIFIIMTMNIFISYHLNKKTESHNRATVLSFKGLMFNLGYGLIGILYAYYYKLVSQGYTTQEIEQNLDFLASLSSFFYYFTLLFVSISALFYFKNKKEPIF, from the coding sequence ATGACGCTCAAAGAAATCCTTAAAATTCCCAATGTCCGCTACTTCCTAATGTTTCGAAGCAGTTACTTTGCGCGTTTTTATTACCCTATTTTCACCCTACTCTATTTAGATTACGGCTTAACCCTTTCTCAGTTTGCCATGCTCAACGTGGTTTGGGCGGCGACCATCGTGCTTGCAGAAGTACCATCAGGTGCGTTCGCCGATACCTTGGGGCGTAAAAAGCTTGTGGTGCTGTCTTCGATAGTGATGTTCATTGAGATCGCCATGATCGCTCTTGTGCCTACTGGAGATGCCAATCTAGTCTTCATTGTGTTTCTGGTTAACCGAATATTAAGTGGCTTAGCGATGGCACTGGCTAGCGGCGCCGACGAGGCATTGGCTTACGACACCTTGAAAGAGCAAGGTAATGAAGAGTTATGGCCGCGAGTGTTACAAATCCAGCTTCGTGTCGCCTCTACTGTGGGTATTTTTGTCACCTTGATTGGTGCAGCGATGTACGATGTGAATTTTATGGCGAACATCTTTCATGCTCTCGGATTCGCAGAGCCAGAAAGCACCAAAGACCTGATGCGAGTCCCTGTGTTCGCCACCCTCTTGGTCGCGTTACTCGCCATTTATGCCGCGATAAACATGCACGAAGAAAAGAAGGTGATGCCAAGCGATCAGGGCAAATTAGCAACGACCATCGCCAGCCTCAAATTAACGGCTGACGCAGGTAAGTGGGTACTTGCTACGCCTTACGTGCTGTTCATCTTGCTCTATTACAGCCTGTTCGAACATACCTCGCGCATGTTCCTAACCATGAACAGCCAATACTATCTCGCCATCGATATTCCTATTATCTACTTCGGTTTTATTGGCGCGGGGATCAGTTTGCTTAAAATCATATTGGCGGGGCAAAGCCGTAGATTGGCAGAAAGCATCGAGCCTAAAACCTTTATTGTGGTGATGGGGTTAGCGAGCATAGCGACCTATTATTGGATCAGTTTAGGTTGGTCGATCTATGGCGTAATACCTGCGTTAGTACTGATCTTTATCATCATGACGATGAACATATTCATTAGCTACCATCTCAACAAAAAGACGGAATCACACAACCGAGCCACCGTTCTCAGCTTCAAAGGCCTGATGTTTAACCTTGGGTATGGCTTGATCGGTATTTTGTATGCCTACTACTATAAGTTGGTGTCTCAGGGTTACACCACGCAAGAGATAGAACAAAACCTCGATTTCTTGGCTTCACTGTCTTCGTTCTTCTACTACTTCACCTTATTGTTCGTTTCGATCAGTGCGTTGTTCTATTTCAAAAACAAGAAGGAGCCTATCTTTTGA
- a CDS encoding DMT family transporter: MSFSWIAFTLLAAFSQSWRNAFQSKLAGTMSVAGVTLARFIWAGPIALIYLYSLYQWQPVSAPNFSGEFVFYIVAAAIMQILATGLMVMLFKLENYAIGAGLAKCEAPVSAVLSVLFFGTALTITGWIGVLIGTLGVLIMSSSSGWRSLSPKVFLLGMACSTAFALTSLWVREASLSIGLPFPHSAAWVLFLVITLQTFIICTYLFFKERDTLRQIFKKSRLVVMTSLASVIGSLGWFSAMSLQAVPYVKTLGQIEVVFMVLISYFWLGQSIARKDILALILLSIAAVLVMWQ; encoded by the coding sequence ATGTCTTTTAGTTGGATAGCCTTTACTCTTCTCGCAGCCTTCAGCCAATCTTGGCGCAATGCATTTCAAAGTAAACTAGCGGGTACAATGAGTGTGGCTGGCGTGACGTTAGCTCGCTTTATTTGGGCTGGCCCAATCGCGCTTATTTATCTCTATTCGCTGTACCAATGGCAGCCAGTCTCCGCACCTAATTTTTCCGGTGAGTTTGTTTTCTACATTGTTGCTGCTGCGATTATGCAGATCCTCGCGACGGGCTTGATGGTAATGCTATTTAAGCTAGAGAACTATGCGATAGGTGCCGGACTCGCCAAATGTGAAGCTCCAGTTTCAGCTGTACTGTCCGTGTTGTTTTTTGGCACCGCTCTGACTATTACGGGTTGGATTGGTGTACTTATTGGTACCTTGGGTGTGTTGATCATGAGCAGCTCTTCCGGCTGGCGAAGCCTCTCTCCCAAAGTCTTTCTCTTAGGCATGGCGTGCAGCACCGCCTTTGCTTTAACGTCTCTTTGGGTTAGAGAAGCTAGCCTGAGCATTGGCCTTCCCTTCCCTCATAGCGCTGCTTGGGTTCTATTTCTGGTAATTACCCTTCAGACGTTCATTATCTGCACTTACCTCTTCTTCAAAGAACGCGACACGTTACGCCAGATATTCAAGAAGTCGAGATTGGTGGTGATGACAAGCCTAGCTAGTGTGATTGGTTCTCTTGGCTGGTTTAGCGCGATGTCTCTTCAAGCCGTGCCATATGTGAAAACATTAGGCCAAATCGAAGTAGTCTTTATGGTATTGATCTCTTACTTCTGGTTAGGACAAAGTATTGCTCGCAAAGACATTCTTGCGCTGATCTTACTTTCTATAGCAGCGGTCTTAGTAATGTGGCAGTAA
- a CDS encoding DUF3302 domain-containing protein produces the protein MNLTLDYLSLGILILVLLILVYGLIVIHDIPYEIAVKRNHPHQDAIHVAGWVSLFFLHVMWPLLWVWAMLSEPLRATTTEQSKLDELEKRIDALQAKSEGEQ, from the coding sequence ATGAACCTTACTTTAGATTACTTATCTTTGGGTATTCTGATCCTCGTACTACTAATCCTAGTGTACGGACTCATTGTTATTCACGATATTCCTTATGAAATTGCTGTAAAACGCAATCACCCCCATCAAGATGCCATCCACGTAGCCGGCTGGGTCAGCCTCTTTTTCTTACACGTAATGTGGCCACTACTTTGGGTGTGGGCCATGTTGAGTGAGCCTTTGAGAGCAACGACTACAGAACAATCAAAGCTCGATGAGCTAGAAAAACGTATCGATGCGCTGCAAGCAAAAAGCGAGGGGGAACAGTAA
- a CDS encoding HlyD family secretion protein, which produces METLIILSYVALCVIVFRVFKLPKNKWTITTATVIGAFLVGWIFLYMAMYQPVARVAGVYSVTTPITSEVSGEVTDVFVQGNVALKKGTPLYQIDPTPFQASVDRAKAEVTATKAAIDELLLSKQNTRESIKKTQAQLVFNEKELSRFIELEKSDFASQTKVDKFTDSIAELKAVQAQNYIQLNVADSKIAQQLAAKKVHLAELDKAQFNLNKTLVVAPTDGYVTQVALRPGMKSRVVPFQGNLTFVHDESKTIVAAFKQNPARYIKPGYEAEVTFKTIPGHAYQAKVVDVLDIFKQGAVTPSGNLNDPLQRVGGRVLVKVELVQPELLDGQPIPAGTDAHVAVYSPKWEMFSIVRKVILRMQSWQNWVFEG; this is translated from the coding sequence ATGGAAACGTTGATAATTTTAAGCTACGTAGCGCTGTGTGTGATTGTATTTCGCGTATTTAAACTGCCTAAAAACAAATGGACAATTACAACCGCAACTGTGATCGGGGCTTTCTTGGTAGGTTGGATATTCTTGTACATGGCGATGTATCAGCCAGTAGCAAGAGTCGCTGGTGTATATAGTGTTACCACCCCAATCACATCAGAAGTTTCGGGTGAAGTCACCGATGTTTTTGTGCAAGGCAATGTTGCTTTGAAGAAAGGTACCCCTTTGTACCAAATCGATCCGACCCCATTCCAAGCAAGTGTAGACAGAGCCAAAGCGGAAGTGACCGCGACAAAGGCCGCCATTGATGAACTGCTTCTATCAAAGCAAAACACCCGCGAATCAATCAAGAAAACACAAGCTCAACTTGTCTTCAATGAAAAGGAATTGAGCCGTTTTATCGAGCTGGAAAAAAGTGATTTCGCCTCTCAAACAAAAGTAGACAAATTTACTGACTCCATAGCTGAGCTCAAAGCCGTTCAGGCACAAAACTACATTCAATTAAATGTCGCTGACTCAAAGATTGCACAGCAATTGGCCGCAAAAAAGGTTCACCTTGCCGAGCTCGATAAAGCTCAGTTCAACCTCAATAAAACATTGGTTGTTGCGCCGACAGATGGCTATGTCACACAGGTAGCATTGCGCCCAGGTATGAAAAGCCGTGTCGTCCCTTTCCAAGGAAACCTAACCTTTGTGCATGATGAATCTAAAACCATTGTCGCAGCATTCAAACAAAACCCAGCGCGTTATATCAAACCCGGCTACGAAGCAGAAGTGACCTTCAAAACCATTCCCGGCCACGCTTACCAAGCAAAAGTCGTCGATGTATTGGACATCTTCAAACAAGGCGCCGTCACACCATCGGGTAATTTAAATGATCCTCTTCAGAGAGTCGGTGGTCGCGTATTAGTGAAAGTGGAGCTTGTTCAGCCTGAACTATTGGACGGCCAACCTATCCCTGCAGGTACAGACGCGCATGTCGCCGTGTATTCACCGAAATGGGAAATGTTCTCTATCGTACGCAAAGTGATTCTACGCATGCAAAGCTGGCAAAACTGGGTTTTTGAAGGTTAA
- a CDS encoding phytanoyl-CoA dioxygenase family protein: MVENSQQLSSQYDEHGYFVIRNYFDEAQIASLRKVVLKFHESWKADNEEFYQEEAFNSSLITGSEYLPADDRTVLFDFISSKKVMEVVDAVIPNKPAFMNTQLFFNPVNPQQKDFWHRDCQYDYDIDDQMKVIMETQVLHLRVPIFDELGMELIPGTHKRWDNEEEYNVRQEENGKVSSDDISGGKQIPLEVGDLLVFSADMIHRGRYGLDRLALDILIFDSAADYVDYVDDDCLPTPAMLNNIADPRLFMNTLHLKSMQCS; this comes from the coding sequence GTGGTAGAAAACAGCCAACAATTAAGCAGCCAATACGACGAGCATGGTTACTTTGTTATCAGAAATTATTTCGATGAAGCTCAAATTGCATCGCTTAGAAAAGTCGTACTGAAATTCCATGAATCATGGAAAGCAGACAACGAAGAGTTCTATCAAGAAGAGGCATTTAACTCATCTTTGATTACCGGAAGCGAGTATCTACCCGCCGACGATAGAACCGTACTCTTTGACTTCATCAGCTCAAAAAAAGTGATGGAAGTGGTCGATGCGGTAATACCGAACAAACCTGCATTCATGAACACGCAGCTGTTCTTCAACCCTGTGAACCCGCAACAAAAAGACTTCTGGCATCGCGATTGTCAATACGACTATGACATTGATGACCAGATGAAAGTCATCATGGAAACCCAAGTATTGCACCTCCGTGTACCTATCTTTGATGAGCTAGGGATGGAGCTTATCCCCGGAACACACAAACGCTGGGACAACGAAGAAGAATACAACGTTCGCCAAGAAGAGAATGGTAAAGTGAGCAGCGATGATATCTCTGGCGGTAAGCAGATACCGTTAGAAGTGGGCGACTTGTTAGTATTCTCAGCGGATATGATCCACCGAGGTCGGTACGGGTTGGATCGTTTAGCATTGGATATTTTGATCTTTGATTCGGCGGCAGACTATGTCGACTACGTTGATGACGACTGCTTGCCAACGCCAGCAATGCTAAACAATATCGCTGATCCAAGACTGTTTATGAACACGCTACACTTAAAGTCAATGCAGTGCTCATAA
- a CDS encoding zinc-dependent alcohol dehydrogenase family protein translates to MTDTKQNTRISQFRFGQPKESLKLEHVALGALDKDKVRVRVEATNINPSDLLSIYGVGQYKHSHQPPRVPGFEAVGRVVESDHSEFALNQRVLVATSGTWQSYVDVSPDNLFHLPQHLENGYACQLYINALTAWVLTTEVAKLTQEDVLIINAGSSAIGKIFSQLSASLGFKIIVVTSQPKRYSTTSNWVLDANNDLVSQIKALGLPQPTVAFDAIGGKPGTELIHTLGNKGRFINYGTLSLDFYEPRFFEYAKKQAIEFSTFFLRYWEDAEGKDVRRDKFTTMLDHFITNDIQLDIDRCIPLSEVQSAIDLIESKTTPLNGKIILLPV, encoded by the coding sequence ATGACTGACACTAAGCAAAATACCCGAATTAGCCAGTTCCGTTTCGGGCAGCCGAAAGAGTCTCTCAAGTTAGAACATGTCGCTTTAGGCGCGCTTGATAAAGATAAGGTGCGAGTACGAGTTGAAGCGACCAACATCAACCCTAGTGATCTGCTGTCGATTTATGGCGTTGGGCAATACAAACACAGCCACCAACCACCGAGAGTGCCGGGGTTTGAAGCTGTTGGAAGAGTTGTAGAGTCTGACCACTCTGAATTTGCTCTGAACCAGCGAGTGTTAGTGGCAACAAGTGGGACATGGCAGAGCTATGTCGATGTGTCACCAGACAACCTTTTCCACCTTCCCCAACACCTAGAAAATGGCTACGCCTGTCAGTTGTACATTAATGCACTCACCGCTTGGGTGTTGACGACAGAAGTGGCGAAGTTGACCCAAGAAGATGTATTAATCATCAATGCAGGTAGCTCAGCCATTGGTAAGATTTTCTCCCAGTTATCGGCATCTCTCGGGTTCAAAATCATTGTCGTAACATCACAGCCCAAACGATATTCAACCACTTCAAATTGGGTGTTAGATGCTAACAATGATTTGGTATCTCAAATTAAGGCATTAGGCTTACCACAACCAACTGTCGCCTTTGATGCGATTGGCGGGAAACCTGGAACCGAACTGATTCATACCCTAGGTAACAAAGGGCGCTTTATCAACTACGGAACGCTTTCACTCGATTTTTATGAACCACGCTTCTTCGAATACGCAAAAAAACAAGCTATCGAGTTCAGCACCTTCTTCTTACGTTATTGGGAAGATGCTGAGGGGAAAGATGTTCGCCGTGACAAGTTCACAACGATGCTGGACCATTTCATCACCAACGATATACAGCTCGACATCGACCGCTGTATTCCACTAAGTGAAGTTCAATCTGCGATTGACCTTATCGAATCGAAAACCACGCCTTTGAATGGGAAGATTATATTGCTTCCGGTGTAG
- a CDS encoding endonuclease → MINRIMTLSGVALLCSASAHAQMQNGSFENWEGNVPSGWSVIDSGIALSLSTDPVNNGSFSAQVTVNTSTQSNTDFLQTISVEQGKTYDFSVDVYHTEGNLKARLFVDGYLGYSNNGLTNQWQALTHSYSATSTKDIVVGVRFYDDAGFDGSEVVYLDNFQPTETPPTQSCNDTSAALTLVTDNYGSETSWSLKNSVSQTLYSGSDYQSNTINEVEMCLADGSYTLEVSDSYGDGMCCSVGNGSYSLSVNGTVVVSGGDFQASQSTEFTIGGSTTPPTEPPVLGEYYKDAEGKVGFALKTALYQIIDNHSSQGYTAIWTLVSEADLDTYYDTDGSILDMYSEKPSGSDSIQFTKVADQCGQYSKEGDCYNREHSFPKSWFGGKVEPMNSDGHHLFATDGYVNSKRSNWPFGEVSSATYTSSNGSKLGSAASSLGYVGTVFEPIDEFKGDFARAYFYMATRYENEIANWEGNSTSSDAVLDGTNTTVFEPWLLTMLKRWHSEDPVSQKEIDRNKAVHDFQGNRNPFIDHPEFVSQIWGN, encoded by the coding sequence ATGATAAATAGAATAATGACACTAAGTGGCGTTGCATTACTTTGTTCAGCGAGTGCGCATGCGCAAATGCAAAATGGAAGTTTCGAAAACTGGGAAGGAAACGTACCATCTGGATGGAGTGTGATTGACTCCGGCATTGCACTTTCGCTCTCTACCGATCCTGTAAATAACGGCAGTTTCTCTGCACAAGTAACCGTGAATACAAGTACTCAAAGTAATACCGATTTTCTTCAAACGATAAGTGTTGAACAAGGGAAAACTTATGATTTCTCTGTCGATGTTTATCACACTGAAGGTAACTTGAAAGCTCGCCTTTTTGTTGATGGCTATTTAGGCTACTCGAACAATGGTTTAACGAATCAGTGGCAAGCATTGACTCACTCGTACAGCGCTACGAGCACTAAAGATATCGTTGTGGGCGTACGATTCTATGATGATGCAGGTTTTGATGGCTCGGAAGTGGTGTATTTAGATAACTTTCAGCCTACGGAGACTCCACCAACACAAAGCTGCAATGACACAAGTGCCGCACTCACGCTAGTGACGGATAACTATGGTTCTGAAACCAGTTGGTCTCTCAAAAACTCAGTTTCTCAAACTCTTTATTCTGGTTCAGACTATCAAAGTAACACCATCAATGAAGTGGAAATGTGTTTAGCGGATGGTAGCTACACCCTAGAAGTCTCAGACTCTTATGGAGATGGAATGTGCTGCAGTGTGGGGAATGGTTCATACAGTTTGTCGGTAAACGGGACCGTTGTGGTATCTGGTGGTGATTTCCAAGCAAGTCAGAGTACAGAATTTACGATTGGTGGCTCAACTACACCACCAACTGAACCACCAGTTTTAGGTGAGTATTACAAAGACGCTGAAGGCAAAGTGGGCTTTGCGTTAAAAACAGCCTTATATCAAATTATTGATAACCATAGTAGTCAGGGTTATACCGCTATTTGGACGTTGGTGTCTGAGGCTGACCTAGACACATACTATGACACTGATGGGTCGATTCTCGATATGTATTCGGAGAAACCTTCAGGCTCAGATTCAATCCAATTTACTAAGGTGGCCGATCAATGTGGTCAATACAGTAAAGAAGGTGATTGCTACAACCGCGAGCACTCATTCCCGAAAAGCTGGTTTGGTGGGAAAGTCGAGCCAATGAACTCTGACGGTCACCATTTATTTGCCACTGACGGCTACGTTAACTCGAAACGTAGTAATTGGCCATTTGGTGAGGTGAGCAGTGCAACATACACATCAAGTAATGGTTCAAAACTAGGCAGTGCAGCGAGCTCTCTTGGTTATGTGGGGACTGTGTTTGAGCCAATTGATGAGTTTAAAGGTGATTTCGCAAGAGCATATTTCTACATGGCAACACGCTATGAAAATGAAATCGCTAATTGGGAAGGGAACTCTACAAGCTCTGATGCCGTTCTGGATGGAACCAATACAACCGTTTTTGAACCTTGGCTACTTACTATGCTAAAGCGTTGGCATTCTGAAGATCCAGTAAGCCAAAAAGAAATCGACCGAAATAAGGCGGTACATGATTTTCAAGGGAATCGTAATCCGTTTATTGACCATCCAGAGTTTGTAAGCCAAATCTGGGGAAATTAA
- a CDS encoding ABC transporter ATP-binding protein translates to MENSVVTLKQASKSFVDGKDTHSVLDSVDFTLATGTSVALTGASGSGKSTLLNLIAGFEPLSGGELWLDGDNTSVWKDPQWSRFRHQKLGVIFQQFNLLTPLNVKQNIAFPLHLNQQKWGDWCDYLVETLGISDLLNRHVSALSGGQQQRVAIARALAHKPKLLLADEPTGNLDHKAGIEVMQLLSEITTQGNTAVLLVTHSSECASFMQTQLVLDDGCLENVDRTQAKEQQRCE, encoded by the coding sequence ATGGAAAACTCAGTTGTCACACTTAAACAGGCCAGCAAAAGCTTTGTTGATGGTAAAGACACCCATAGCGTGTTGGACAGTGTCGACTTCACTTTAGCGACGGGCACTAGTGTGGCTTTGACTGGGGCGAGTGGCAGTGGAAAGAGTACTTTGCTCAATCTCATCGCAGGTTTTGAACCACTTTCAGGAGGTGAATTGTGGCTCGATGGTGACAACACATCGGTTTGGAAAGACCCACAATGGAGCCGCTTCCGTCATCAAAAACTGGGTGTTATCTTTCAGCAATTTAACTTGCTAACCCCACTCAACGTAAAACAAAACATCGCGTTCCCGTTGCATTTAAATCAACAAAAATGGGGCGACTGGTGTGATTACTTAGTGGAAACATTAGGCATTAGCGACCTGCTCAATAGGCATGTATCAGCGCTCTCTGGTGGGCAACAACAAAGAGTAGCGATCGCACGTGCATTAGCTCATAAACCGAAACTGCTGCTTGCCGATGAACCCACAGGCAACCTCGACCACAAAGCAGGCATTGAAGTAATGCAGCTGCTGAGTGAAATTACCACGCAAGGCAACACTGCCGTGCTTTTGGTTACGCACAGTTCGGAATGTGCCAGCTTTATGCAGACACAACTGGTGTTAGATGATGGTTGTTTAGAGAACGTAGATCGAACCCAAGCCAAAGAGCAACAACGTTGTGAGTAA